Proteins from a single region of Parasedimentitalea psychrophila:
- a CDS encoding cbb3-type cytochrome c oxidase subunit I has translation MKYKSQKVAYAYFLVAMGLFAIQVLGGLIAGWIYVSPNFLSELLPFNVVRMLHTNALVVWLLLGFFGAAYYLIPEESEREIYSVNLAYLQLIILVIGTLGAVLTYVFNPFPGNYLLGMQGREFLEQPTWVKLGILVAALIFLFNISMTVLAGRKTAITNVLLTGLWLLSLLWIFAFINPDNLSLDKMYWWFVIHLWVEATWELVMASILAFLLLKLTGVDREIVEKWLYVIVSTALFSGILGTGHHFYWIGLPGYWQWIGSIFSTLEVIPFFLMMSFAFVMVWKGRRNHPNKAALLWSLGASTVAFFGAGVWGFLHTLHGVNFYSHGTQITAAHGHLAFYGAYVATNLAIMSYAIPHLRGRDPYNQVLNMVSFWLMTGGMAFMTFVLTFAGTIQTHMQRVLGENFMEVQDSLSLFYMMRFGSGLAVVIGALLFIYSMMVPRRELFAKRSDAPVAGE, from the coding sequence ATGAAATATAAATCACAAAAAGTGGCCTATGCCTATTTCCTGGTGGCGATGGGTCTGTTCGCCATTCAGGTTCTGGGCGGGCTTATCGCCGGCTGGATCTACGTCTCGCCAAACTTTCTGTCTGAACTGCTGCCGTTCAACGTGGTGCGCATGCTGCACACCAACGCGCTTGTTGTCTGGCTGCTGCTGGGCTTCTTTGGGGCGGCGTATTACCTGATCCCCGAGGAAAGCGAGCGCGAGATCTACTCGGTCAATCTGGCCTATCTGCAGTTGATCATTCTGGTGATCGGCACCCTGGGCGCGGTTCTCACTTACGTGTTTAACCCGTTTCCGGGCAACTATCTGCTGGGCATGCAGGGGCGCGAGTTCCTGGAGCAGCCCACCTGGGTCAAACTGGGCATTCTGGTGGCGGCGCTGATCTTCCTGTTCAACATCTCGATGACGGTGCTGGCGGGACGTAAAACGGCCATTACCAATGTGCTGTTGACCGGTCTGTGGCTGCTGTCGCTGCTGTGGATCTTTGCCTTTATCAACCCTGACAACCTGAGCCTGGACAAAATGTACTGGTGGTTCGTGATCCATCTCTGGGTCGAAGCGACTTGGGAACTGGTGATGGCGTCGATCCTGGCCTTCCTGCTGCTGAAGCTGACAGGTGTGGACCGTGAAATCGTTGAGAAATGGCTCTATGTCATTGTATCCACTGCACTGTTCTCGGGCATTCTGGGCACCGGTCACCACTTTTACTGGATTGGTCTGCCGGGCTACTGGCAGTGGATCGGCTCGATCTTCTCGACTTTGGAAGTCATTCCGTTCTTCCTGATGATGAGCTTTGCCTTTGTCATGGTCTGGAAGGGCCGTCGCAATCACCCCAATAAGGCCGCGTTGCTTTGGTCGCTTGGGGCATCGACTGTCGCCTTCTTTGGCGCTGGTGTCTGGGGCTTCCTGCATACTTTGCACGGGGTGAACTTCTACAGCCACGGAACGCAAATCACTGCGGCCCACGGTCACCTGGCCTTTTACGGTGCCTATGTGGCGACCAACCTTGCGATCATGAGCTATGCGATCCCGCATCTGCGTGGACGTGATCCCTATAATCAGGTGCTGAACATGGTCTCGTTCTGGCTGATGACCGGTGGCATGGCCTTCATGACCTTTGTTCTGACCTTTGCCGGCACCATTCAAACCCACATGCAGCGGGTGCTGGGAGAGAACTTCATGGAGGTGCAGGACAGTCTGAGCCTGTTCTACATGATGCGCTTTGGTTCTGGTCTGGCTGTGGTGATTGGCGCGCTGTTGTTCATCTATTCGATGATGGTGCCGCGTCGTGAACTGTTTGCAAAACGCTCTGATGCACCTGTGGCTGGAGAGTGA
- a CDS encoding response regulator transcription factor, with amino-acid sequence MTEHVLVVDDDSQLTAFLERFFRKHGYRATIANTAKRVFAELQKHQFDLIILDLNLPDDDGLDVTREIRKSSAVPIIMLTARDEVFDKIIGLEVGADDYMTKPYEPRELLARVRSVLRRRVSLTASPARDTAAARWLRFENIELDILKSKAKRISDGLDLGLTSTEFALAKALADAAGDVLTRDRIMDLIYGNSLTATDRAIDAHIARLRRKLMADDDTSSVILTVHGSGYKLAATTTKIA; translated from the coding sequence ATGACCGAGCACGTTCTCGTTGTCGATGACGACAGCCAGCTGACCGCATTTCTGGAACGGTTCTTCAGAAAGCACGGCTATCGCGCAACCATCGCCAATACCGCCAAGCGCGTTTTTGCTGAACTTCAAAAACACCAATTTGACCTGATTATTCTGGACCTGAACCTGCCGGACGATGACGGGCTGGATGTCACCCGTGAGATCCGCAAGAGCTCGGCAGTGCCAATCATCATGCTGACGGCGCGGGATGAGGTGTTTGACAAGATCATCGGCTTGGAAGTCGGCGCCGACGATTACATGACCAAACCCTATGAGCCGCGCGAACTTCTGGCCCGGGTTCGCTCTGTGCTGCGGCGCCGGGTCAGTCTGACGGCAAGCCCGGCCAGGGACACCGCCGCGGCACGCTGGCTCAGGTTTGAGAACATCGAATTGGACATTCTGAAGTCCAAAGCCAAGCGGATATCGGATGGCTTGGATCTGGGGCTGACCAGCACCGAATTTGCGCTGGCCAAGGCGCTGGCGGACGCCGCAGGCGACGTCTTGACGCGCGACCGGATCATGGACCTGATCTACGGCAACTCACTCACCGCCACCGACCGCGCCATTGATGCCCATATCGCACGGCTGCGGCGCAAATTAATGGCTGATGACGATACATCCAGCGTCATTTTGACGGTGCATGGATCAGGCTACAAACTGGCAGCCACGACAACCAAAATTGCCTGA
- a CDS encoding M24 family metallopeptidase, protein MTTSNLPFGLDEYDARLAKVRAAMEQADCDVLVVTDPANMAWLTGYDGWSFYVHQAVIVGPSGPPLWWGRAMDALGALRTVYMQSEAVFGYEDTFVQNPDKHPMEDLARLLAAQGWAGARIGLEMDNYYFTAAAYMSLVQELPDAKWVNANVLVNWQRAVKSPTEITYMRRAAKIVENMHATILDRAEPGMKKNHLIAEIYHAAITGVDGHWGDYPSIVPLAPSGKDATAPHLTWDDSELQAGEATFFEIAGVHRRYHAPQSRTLFFGEPPAKYRAAEAAVIEAVAAGMEQAKPGNFAEDISNAFNATLNKLGFEKDSRCGYPIGLSYPPDWGEHTFSLRRDDKTVLEPGMTFHFMPALWLDDGGIEITEPVLITETGAENLCSTPHGLMVKG, encoded by the coding sequence ATGACCACTTCTAATCTTCCCTTCGGGCTGGACGAATATGACGCCCGATTGGCCAAGGTCCGTGCCGCGATGGAACAAGCCGACTGCGATGTCCTGGTGGTGACTGACCCGGCCAATATGGCCTGGTTGACCGGCTATGACGGTTGGTCGTTTTACGTGCATCAAGCGGTCATTGTTGGCCCCTCCGGCCCGCCGCTCTGGTGGGGGCGCGCGATGGATGCATTGGGGGCGTTGCGGACGGTCTATATGCAGTCTGAGGCGGTCTTTGGCTATGAAGACACTTTCGTCCAGAACCCGGACAAGCATCCGATGGAAGATCTGGCGCGGCTGTTGGCGGCGCAGGGCTGGGCAGGTGCGCGCATCGGGCTGGAGATGGATAATTACTATTTCACCGCCGCTGCCTACATGTCACTGGTGCAAGAACTACCCGATGCCAAATGGGTGAATGCCAATGTGTTGGTGAACTGGCAGCGGGCGGTCAAAAGCCCGACTGAGATCACCTATATGCGTCGTGCGGCAAAAATCGTCGAGAATATGCACGCCACAATTCTGGACCGTGCAGAACCCGGCATGAAGAAGAACCACCTGATCGCGGAAATTTATCACGCGGCGATAACCGGTGTTGACGGGCATTGGGGGGATTATCCTTCGATTGTGCCGCTGGCCCCCTCGGGCAAGGATGCCACGGCGCCGCATCTGACCTGGGATGACAGTGAGTTGCAGGCGGGCGAGGCGACGTTCTTTGAAATCGCTGGCGTCCACCGGCGCTATCACGCTCCGCAATCGCGCACCCTGTTCTTTGGCGAGCCACCTGCGAAATACCGCGCCGCCGAGGCGGCGGTGATCGAGGCAGTGGCAGCTGGAATGGAGCAGGCAAAACCGGGGAATTTTGCCGAAGACATTTCCAATGCGTTTAACGCCACGCTGAACAAGCTGGGGTTTGAGAAAGACAGTCGCTGTGGCTATCCCATTGGCCTGTCCTATCCGCCGGACTGGGGCGAGCATACTTTTTCGCTGCGCCGCGATGACAAGACGGTTCTTGAACCGGGGATGACTTTTCACTTCATGCCTGCGCTTTGGCTGGATGATGGCGGCATTGAGATAACTGAGCCGGTTCTGATCACTGAAACCGGGGCGGAAAACCTGTGCTCAACCCCGCACGGGTTGATGGTGAAAGGCTAA
- a CDS encoding Lrp/AsnC family transcriptional regulator gives MKIMFKLDDFDRKILHEVQLNNQLTSAQLSEKIGLSPTSTQRRLNRLRSEKVIEAEVAIVSGAAVGRSLTMMIAVTLERERSDIIDHFKKSVRREPVVMSAYYVTGDNDFILIVSVKDMEEYEEFTRSFLYNNPDIKGFKTTVVMDRIKASFYIPPWETT, from the coding sequence ATGAAGATTATGTTCAAGCTGGACGATTTCGATCGAAAAATTCTCCATGAAGTGCAGCTCAACAATCAGCTGACATCCGCCCAACTCTCCGAGAAAATCGGCCTCTCGCCCACCTCGACACAGCGGCGGCTAAACCGGCTGCGCAGTGAAAAGGTGATCGAGGCTGAGGTCGCTATCGTTTCCGGCGCCGCCGTTGGCCGCTCTCTGACGATGATGATCGCCGTCACATTGGAGCGCGAACGCTCTGACATCATAGATCATTTCAAGAAATCCGTCCGCCGAGAGCCGGTCGTGATGAGCGCCTATTACGTGACCGGAGACAATGATTTCATCCTCATCGTCAGTGTCAAAGACATGGAAGAATACGAGGAATTCACCCGTAGTTTTCTATACAATAACCCAGATATCAAAGGCTTCAAAACCACTGTGGTGATGGACCGGATAAAGGCGTCGTTTTATATACCACCTTGGGAAACGACATAA
- a CDS encoding aspartate aminotransferase family protein, with protein sequence MLTNDQLAQWDRENFFHSSTHLAQHARGETPTRVIKSGEGVYIVDRDDRKMLDAFAGLYCVNVGYGRTEIAEAISKQAHELAYYHSYVGHGTEASITLSKMILDRAPDNMSKVYFGQSGSDANETNIKLVWYYNNILGRPKKKKIISRWRGYHGSGLMTGSLTGLELFHNKFDLPLSQVVHTEAPYYLRGAKPGMSEEEFSADCATKLEEMILAEGPDTVAAFIGEPVLGTGGIVPPPAGYWAAIQAVLKKYDILLIADEVVSGFGRLGSMFGATHYGIEADLITIAKGLTSAYAPLSGSIVSDKMWKVLEQGTDENGPIGHGWTYSAHPIGAAAGVANLKLIDEMGLVENSATTGAYLLEQLTAAFGDHPYVAQVRGEGLMCAIEFAETKSPLGFFDPAKKVGYAISAAMAKRNVIARAMPQGDIIGFAPPLCITPAEVDQVVSVCKEAVSEVLG encoded by the coding sequence TTGCTGACCAATGATCAACTTGCCCAATGGGATCGTGAAAACTTCTTTCATTCCTCCACTCACCTTGCCCAACACGCCCGCGGTGAGACCCCGACACGGGTGATCAAAAGCGGCGAGGGTGTTTATATCGTCGATCGGGATGATCGCAAAATGCTGGATGCATTTGCCGGGCTGTATTGCGTCAATGTGGGCTACGGCCGCACTGAAATCGCCGAGGCGATCTCAAAGCAGGCGCACGAGTTGGCCTATTATCATTCCTATGTGGGTCACGGCACCGAGGCATCCATCACCCTGTCGAAAATGATTTTGGACCGCGCCCCGGACAACATGTCCAAGGTCTATTTTGGTCAAAGCGGCTCGGATGCCAATGAAACCAACATCAAGCTGGTCTGGTATTACAACAACATTCTGGGTCGGCCAAAAAAGAAGAAAATCATCTCGCGCTGGCGTGGCTATCATGGCTCGGGCCTGATGACCGGATCCCTGACCGGGCTGGAGCTGTTCCACAACAAATTCGACCTGCCGCTGTCTCAGGTGGTACATACCGAAGCGCCGTATTACCTGCGCGGTGCCAAGCCGGGCATGTCCGAGGAAGAGTTCTCGGCCGATTGTGCGACCAAGCTGGAAGAGATGATCCTTGCTGAAGGGCCAGATACCGTTGCGGCATTCATTGGTGAACCGGTGCTGGGAACGGGTGGCATTGTGCCGCCTCCGGCTGGCTATTGGGCTGCCATTCAGGCGGTTTTGAAGAAGTATGACATCCTGTTGATTGCCGATGAAGTGGTGTCCGGGTTTGGCCGCCTTGGCTCGATGTTTGGCGCAACTCACTATGGGATCGAAGCTGATCTGATCACCATTGCCAAGGGTCTGACCTCGGCCTATGCGCCGCTGTCTGGTTCGATTGTGTCCGACAAAATGTGGAAAGTGCTAGAGCAGGGCACCGACGAAAATGGTCCCATTGGCCATGGCTGGACCTATTCGGCCCACCCAATCGGTGCGGCGGCTGGTGTTGCCAACCTGAAGCTGATTGATGAAATGGGGCTGGTTGAGAACTCTGCCACCACAGGGGCCTATCTGTTGGAGCAACTAACGGCGGCCTTTGGCGATCATCCATATGTGGCGCAGGTGCGCGGCGAAGGTCTGATGTGTGCGATCGAATTTGCCGAGACCAAGTCGCCTCTGGGGTTCTTTGATCCGGCCAAAAAGGTTGGCTATGCCATTTCGGCGGCGATGGCCAAGCGCAATGTGATCGCCCGCGCGATGCCCCAGGGCGACATCATCGGATTTGCCCCGCCGCTGTGCATTACCCCGGCAGAAGTGGATCAGGTGGTATCTGTCTGCAAAGAGGCCGTGTCCGAAGTGCTCGGCTAA
- a CDS encoding CbbQ/NirQ/NorQ/GpvN family protein, producing MNAQSTDFDVPFYQPVGNECALFETAHTNGLPLLLKGPTGCGKTRFVEHMAARSGRKLYTVACHDDLSAADLIGRYLLRGGETEWVDGPLTRAVREGAICYLDEVVEARKDVTVVLHPLTDNRRTLMVDRTGEELQAPKGFMLVASYNPGYQSVLKRMKPSTRQRFLSVSFTFPDAATETVVVTRESGLDEARVKPLIRLAGHIRALSGMDLEEGVSTRLLIYAAQLIASGMGLEQALQAAIVEPLTDEPDVQTALRDLISVVYG from the coding sequence ATGAACGCCCAAAGCACTGATTTTGACGTGCCATTCTATCAGCCGGTTGGCAATGAATGTGCCTTGTTTGAAACAGCCCATACCAACGGTTTGCCCCTTCTTTTGAAGGGGCCGACCGGCTGCGGCAAAACCCGGTTTGTCGAACACATGGCGGCGCGCAGCGGCCGCAAGCTATACACTGTCGCCTGCCACGATGATCTGTCGGCGGCGGATCTGATTGGCCGCTATCTGTTGCGCGGCGGCGAAACCGAATGGGTTGACGGGCCATTGACCCGGGCGGTGCGCGAAGGCGCCATCTGTTACCTGGACGAGGTGGTCGAGGCGCGCAAGGATGTCACCGTGGTGTTGCATCCGCTGACCGACAACCGCCGCACCCTGATGGTGGATCGCACCGGCGAAGAACTGCAGGCGCCCAAAGGCTTTATGCTGGTTGCCAGCTATAACCCCGGCTATCAGAGCGTGCTGAAGCGGATGAAACCCTCAACCCGGCAGCGCTTCCTGTCGGTGTCGTTTACCTTTCCGGATGCCGCAACCGAAACGGTTGTTGTCACCCGCGAAAGCGGTCTGGACGAGGCGCGTGTCAAGCCTCTGATCCGGCTGGCGGGCCATATCCGGGCGCTGTCTGGCATGGATCTGGAGGAGGGGGTCTCGACCCGGCTGCTGATCTATGCGGCACAGCTGATCGCCAGCGGCATGGGTCTTGAGCAGGCGCTGCAGGCGGCGATTGTTGAACCACTGACAGATGAGCCGGATGTTCAGACCGCCCTGCGCGATCTGATCTCCGTGGTATACGGATAG
- the doeB gene encoding N(2)-acetyl-L-2,4-diaminobutanoate deacetylase DoeB, giving the protein MRDSSISLTVDLNADGVSHGFMRLPYSRDDSAWGSVMIPITVAKNGDGPTALLTGANHGDEYEGPLALTALASTIDVAELTGRVIIVPFMNMPAFSAGTRTSPIDAGNMNRVFPGRPDGTVTEKIADYFQRYLLPLADVVLDFHSGGKTLNFLPFAASHVLADKEQEARCSAARDAFNAPYSMLMLEIDSAGMYDDAVEALGKTFVTTELGGAGTSTPETVAIARKGLRNLLIHAGIMQGEMQLSPSRHLVQDDDNCFHFSPIGGMIEYTTNLGGPVAKGDVLARIWDTTRTGVPPLDIYSKMDGLLAVRHTYGLIQPGDCLAVLAQEDKKENKLADQ; this is encoded by the coding sequence ATGCGGGATTCATCCATATCATTGACGGTTGATTTGAATGCGGATGGCGTTTCGCATGGCTTCATGCGCTTGCCCTACAGCCGCGACGACAGTGCCTGGGGATCGGTGATGATCCCCATTACTGTGGCGAAAAATGGCGATGGCCCCACAGCCTTGTTGACCGGGGCCAATCACGGCGACGAGTATGAAGGGCCCTTGGCGCTGACCGCGTTGGCCTCGACCATTGACGTGGCTGAGTTGACCGGGCGCGTCATCATTGTGCCGTTCATGAACATGCCTGCTTTTTCGGCAGGCACGCGCACCTCGCCGATAGATGCGGGCAATATGAACCGGGTGTTTCCCGGGCGGCCAGATGGCACGGTGACGGAAAAGATCGCGGATTATTTCCAGCGGTATCTGTTGCCGCTGGCCGATGTTGTGCTGGATTTCCATTCCGGCGGAAAAACCCTGAACTTCCTGCCATTTGCGGCGTCACATGTGTTGGCGGACAAGGAGCAGGAGGCGCGCTGTAGTGCCGCCCGGGATGCGTTCAATGCTCCGTACTCGATGCTCATGCTCGAGATAGACAGCGCCGGAATGTATGACGACGCAGTTGAAGCCCTGGGCAAAACCTTTGTCACCACAGAACTGGGCGGGGCAGGGACCAGCACCCCTGAAACTGTTGCCATCGCCCGTAAGGGCCTGCGCAACCTGTTGATCCATGCCGGCATTATGCAGGGCGAAATGCAGCTGTCGCCCAGCAGGCATCTGGTTCAGGATGATGACAACTGTTTTCACTTTTCGCCGATTGGCGGAATGATCGAATACACCACAAACCTTGGTGGCCCCGTTGCAAAGGGCGATGTGCTTGCACGTATTTGGGACACCACCCGTACCGGGGTGCCCCCCTTGGACATTTACTCAAAAATGGATGGCCTACTGGCGGTCCGGCACACTTATGGCCTGATCCAGCCCGGCGATTGTTTGGCGGTTCTGGCACAGGAAGACAAAAAGGAAAATAAACTTGCTGACCAATGA
- a CDS encoding nitric oxide reductase activation protein NorD yields the protein MALHPLDLMDPEEAIGNLWHDYASSMGAQPRFAQAAVQLSDLRPSLVLLFRALGGEASVEIGEAAALRSHHRQSVARKLGNRGELLFVPRFDGERLSLPPVMDVFPEAAMNRAAYFWLVALAATRPNLPAVSGCGCLHDHAQIEAMAQAADLAFQRCPGLRGAYQRMCSFILVTRPKLMLPREEARLEAAIRDQLNSPQAQVIDIPAPQQSPKSYLPFTPVPIWLSLSAPGSGASAGEEEEANNSGPPPVAATSNRKMAAREDRDEANRKDSLIFHRFESILSWVESMNLNRSIDDDKNPDAQKAADDMDKIILSRHDDKKAATRLRMHLDLAPADADHERLSGVFTYPEWDHRKRLYMPDHTRVLEADADADAPQALTPDPRQMRAVRRQFEALRPRRILRPRQIEGSELDLDALISARVDLKADGTASDRIYQSMRQIERDLSVGFLLDTSRSTEASVGDATVLDIARESLVALAGGIDASGDRLGIWGFSSLRRDRVFVKKCKGFDAPMSPEVSRKICGLTPCHYTRLGAAIRHSTAMLEQEPSSRKLLLVLTDGKPNDLDHYEGIHGIEDSHMAVREARSLGHVVHGIVIDQDGQDWFARIFGRAGFTLLPDPTRLSRALPQIYRCLTQET from the coding sequence ATGGCCCTTCACCCGCTTGATCTGATGGACCCCGAGGAAGCAATCGGCAACCTCTGGCATGATTACGCCAGCTCCATGGGGGCGCAGCCGCGCTTTGCGCAGGCGGCGGTGCAATTGTCCGATCTCCGGCCCAGCCTGGTGCTGTTGTTCCGGGCGCTTGGCGGCGAGGCCTCGGTGGAGATCGGCGAGGCCGCCGCCCTGCGCTCACATCACCGGCAATCGGTGGCGCGCAAGCTGGGCAACCGGGGCGAGCTGCTGTTTGTGCCGCGCTTTGACGGCGAACGCCTTAGCCTGCCGCCGGTGATGGATGTCTTTCCGGAAGCTGCGATGAACCGGGCGGCCTATTTCTGGCTGGTCGCGCTGGCCGCGACCCGGCCCAACCTGCCTGCGGTATCTGGCTGCGGCTGTCTGCACGATCACGCCCAGATCGAGGCGATGGCGCAGGCCGCCGATCTGGCGTTTCAACGCTGCCCGGGCTTGCGCGGCGCCTATCAGCGGATGTGCAGCTTTATTCTGGTGACCCGGCCCAAACTGATGTTGCCCCGCGAAGAGGCCCGGCTTGAAGCTGCCATTCGTGACCAGCTGAACAGTCCGCAGGCGCAGGTGATAGATATTCCCGCACCGCAGCAGAGCCCCAAAAGCTATCTGCCCTTTACGCCGGTGCCGATCTGGTTGTCGTTGTCGGCGCCCGGATCCGGTGCCAGTGCGGGCGAGGAAGAAGAGGCGAATAATTCTGGCCCGCCGCCCGTTGCCGCGACCAGCAACCGCAAAATGGCGGCGCGCGAGGACCGCGACGAGGCCAACCGCAAGGACAGTCTGATCTTCCACCGGTTTGAATCGATCCTGTCCTGGGTCGAAAGCATGAACCTGAACCGCTCGATCGATGACGACAAGAACCCGGACGCGCAAAAGGCGGCGGATGATATGGACAAGATCATCCTGTCGCGCCACGACGACAAAAAGGCCGCCACCCGGCTGCGGATGCACCTGGATCTGGCGCCGGCGGATGCCGACCACGAGCGCCTGTCCGGGGTGTTTACATATCCCGAATGGGACCACCGCAAACGTCTCTATATGCCGGACCACACCCGGGTGCTGGAGGCGGATGCCGATGCGGACGCGCCGCAGGCGCTTACCCCGGATCCGCGCCAGATGCGGGCGGTGCGCCGCCAGTTTGAGGCGCTGCGGCCGCGCCGGATTCTGCGGCCACGCCAGATTGAGGGCAGCGAGCTGGACCTGGATGCGCTGATCTCGGCGCGGGTGGACCTAAAGGCGGATGGCACCGCCAGCGATAGGATCTACCAAAGCATGCGCCAGATAGAGCGCGATCTTTCGGTGGGCTTTCTGTTGGATACCTCACGCTCGACCGAGGCCTCGGTGGGCGATGCCACGGTGCTTGATATCGCCCGCGAGAGTCTGGTGGCGCTGGCAGGTGGCATTGATGCCAGCGGTGACCGGCTGGGCATCTGGGGCTTTTCCTCGCTGCGCCGCGACCGGGTTTTTGTGAAGAAATGCAAGGGCTTTGATGCGCCGATGTCGCCAGAGGTCAGCCGCAAGATCTGCGGGCTGACCCCCTGCCACTACACCCGGCTTGGCGCCGCCATCCGCCACAGCACCGCGATGCTGGAGCAGGAACCCTCGAGCCGCAAACTGCTGCTGGTGCTGACCGATGGCAAACCCAATGATCTGGACCACTACGAGGGCATCCACGGCATTGAGGACAGCCATATGGCAGTGCGCGAGGCGCGCAGCCTGGGCCATGTTGTGCATGGAATTGTCATAGATCAAGACGGCCAGGACTGGTTTGCGCGTATCTTTGGGCGGGCCGGGTTCACACTGCTGCCCGATCCAACCCGGTTAAGCCGGGCACTGCCGCAAATCTATCGTTGCCTCACTCAGGAGACCTGA